The sequence aggttaaacattcattcatttcttatattatttaaataaaaccaattaattATCGTCACCTCAATTTGTAATCTTTCATGTACTCAACTTTGTAGATATATTTGGCATAGCAAATTAGCAACCATTAGCAAGTATAGAAAGCAGTCAAAGCACAAGTGCACCACAGCTCAAACTTCATTATCCACTATCCACTATCCACTTAGTCTCTTTAGTCTCACTCACATGGTAGTAacatttctgaaacactttttGAATGTGTGGATAACTTCAAAAGATTGAGTCGTATGGAGAATTTGTCAATGATGGATAAATACCATAGGGGTTGATAATGATACTTGATAGCACATTGTTTGTTCCTTTGGGTCAGCTATTTGAAaacatactttaaaaaaaaaattagtttcaaaattttgcgTTCTAAATACATAATTGAACAATTTGTAACATTTGAAAGATGCGATGTTAAAAAATTACCTTGTGAAAATACAATATACTTTTAAAAATGACACTTTCAAAAATAGTTATTCTACGACCATAACTCTAATGTGATTGATTATGATTGGtaaacaaccaattttatatgaACTTACATAGTCGGCCACAACAGAGCAATGGCAAGAGTTATGGTACAAAAATTggctttttctttgaaaaaacttTCTATGAGTTACTTTATCCATAGCTACAATTTGAGATCATGCTTtttccccaaaatttaaaaattttcattattttagcAAAGCCAAATTGACTCTATAACAACTGCCGCAATCCATGGCATAATTTTAGCAATAATATGGGGGACACGCGAGGGGCCCTGCAGAGCATGAAGAAGaatattcataaatataaaataactatTGCAGCATTGAATTAAGATTTTCAATTCAAGCTTATGttgtataaatattaaattgaattaacataaattcataataataataatggattAAAGTAACATAAGGTAGTGATTCTGATTTCTGACACATAAATTGCTGTAATAAAAATTGCATTTGAGTCATTCTATCTCACAAAGGAACTTGTCTAAACCGACAAACAATGTGGAATCAAAGGAGAGCATGTGCACCTGCAAAGTGCAAGCCAgattataattttgatttctgaagcaattaatatataaatggCCTAAATAATGGCCTGCGTAGTAGATCAAGATTGACTAATGCCAAATGATCaagctaaaactaaaaactactGTCAATTGATGTCATGCACTAACGTGAGAAACCTACCTACTTGTTAGCAAGACAAAGCCGGCAGGCATATTGgcttaaatcactaaactaCTCTTGTTGACAGGGAAATTAATGGGACTAATTGTAATTAACGTAGAAAGGTAATATACGACTATGGCTGCTAACATGTGACTTAATTTCAATGGATAAGCTCCGTATTTCTACGTGCGTGTGGAATCTTATAAGTTAGCTGTAACTGGTCAGCTTGAACTTGGACAGGAAGTACCCTATTCCTATGTAAGGAGTGTATATACAACAATCTTCTTGCTAGAATGTGGAACTTACGGTTTTGGACCTTACAGATAGATGAGAGTGATATTGCATAAGATACTACCTCCCATTCGTAAGAATATATCTCATGAGAGATGAGACATCTCTCTCACAACATGTGGGACTCAAACATGATGTGACATAGATGTCTCATAAGATTGCATAAGATAATTTTCTCCTATTCATAGATGTTCAAAActacatacttttttttttaaaaggtattAAATTATTCAACCATAACATGGATGTGGCAGGCAATTTGTGCATACAAGTCTTTAATGTAATTTATCCTTATTTACATCTAATGACTCTTCATACAACAGAAAATCATCACCAGTAATCCATGCAAGAACAGATGCCATCTTTAAAATGATGGAATCGAGCACGATCTCTCACAATAATCTCAACATTATAGATTCTAGATATTAATTTGGTAACCTTATGGCAGTCATCACATACCCGAAGATTCTTAAATATACGTATAGGCATGCCTGGTTTCAAGCTTAAGAGCCCAAAAGCAATTGCAAGTCTCTCACTATGTAACCTAAGAGCATGTTGTTTTTCATTGTTGAGCTCATCAACCATTGGTGCTTGTGAAAAGTCAGGTGCATGTCCTACTGATTCTAGTCTTTCTTCGATCACATCCAAAACCTGATATATTTCTTTAGTTTTTGGATGAGATGTGTCCCCAGCGAAAAATTCATGAGAAGTGCCATATATCTCTATTGAAGTACAACCAGGCTCTTTTGTTACACCCTTATCAGTCATCAATTTCCTAACCAATCCAACATCATCCCATCGGCTAGCTGATGCATAAACTTTAGACAAAAGCACATAAACACCACTGCAATCACCTCCTTCTGACTCAAGGATCTGTGAGGCCATTTCTTCACTAAGTTCTACGCCTACGTTCTTCTTGCAACAAGCATCAAGGAGAATCCTCCAAATTATAACATCAGGTTTCATGGGCATATCTGAGACCAAGTTCAAAGCTTCATCAATGAGCCCAGCACGAGCAAGGAGATCTACAAGGCATCCATAGTGCTCTAATCGTGGTTCAATCTTATAATCAGCAATCatcatatcaaaataattaCGGCCCTCACTTACCATACCTCTATGGTTACACGCGCTCAAAACACCAACAAAAGTAATAGAATCCGGGACAATACTCTCCATCCTCACCATTCTAACAAAATATTCCAATGCAGCCTCAGCCTTCCCATGCATGGCTAACCCTAAAATCATTGAATTCCAAGAATTCACATCGTGTTTAGGCATCCTCTCAAAGACTTGCTGAGCAATTTCCCATGACCCACATTTGCAATACATATCCACCAAGCAATTGTTCACCAAAACATCATCAACCATGTCAACACCACCCTTCCTCAACACACAAGCATGAGCCCACATCCCTAAAGCCAGAGCACCCAAACCGGCACAAGCACTAATAACACTCTGCATTGTATACCCATCAGGCTCAAACATGTTCTGCATCTCACGAAACAGTTTCAATGCAGTATAAAACTCACCTAACTGAACATAAGCATCAATCATAACATTCCATGAAACCACACTTCTCTCAGGCATTTTAACAAACACTTTCTCCGCTACATCCAAACACCCACAAGTTCCATACAAATGAATCAAACTGTTATTAATATAAACATCTGAATCATACCCAAGTTTCAAAACATGGGCATGAACCTGCTTCCCCACAAAAAGCGCAAACAAATACGCGCAAGCTTTTAAAACAAAGGGAAATGTATGTTTATCCGGCATGACTATTCCTTGTTCTAACATTCTATAGTATAACTGTATAGCCTCCTCTTTGCGGTCAGAGCTTCGTGCACACGCTCTTATGAGAGTGTTCCACATGAACGAATTGGGGTTGTGAACTTGGTCGAAAACCCGGGACGCGTAGTCGAAAtcagaaagagaagagaagtgGAGAATTCGGGAATAGAGAAAGAGGGTGTGTGGACTGTGAGTGGAGGTGGTAGTGCGGAGTGTGTGAGCGTGGATTTGTTTGAGCTGAGACATGTCCGTACATTCATTGAGCAATTGGAGCAGACGGCTGTGGCTGCGATGTTGAGCTGAGTAGCCATTGTTGTCGTTGTTGATTGTGAACGTAGACTGAAAGTGAGGAAGTGGGCATTGTGCGGTTGTGAGCACTATTGACATGATAATATGATATACGCTGGCTGGCTGTTATGGCGGATAAGATATTCATTGCTCATTGGGGGATTTTTTAATCggagtttctcaaaaaaagagtataagaaaaaaagaaaaaaaagaatggatgATATTtacaagaaggaaaaaattctACAGTCAcagttataacaaattttactaattaagaATTGGATCTAGTACTTCTGTGCATTTGATCCATTAAAATATGAACACATGACAAGTGTTTGACATGTGTCTGCATCTCAATAAATTAAGTGTACATGAGTATTGGACTGTCTCAAGCTAATTCCACTACAAACGCTAGAATTTCGACAAATATATGATATTtcaattgcaagttttttttttttaccatgcttttctttttggttttagaGATACAACTTGCTGCTTCTTCTTGATCTTTTCTTTGCTCCTCCAATTTGACCATTGTTGTTACTGatggaaaaatatatgaagattgTTAAAACTGATTAACAAAACTATAAAGTTGAATGCAAAGAACATAGACTATAGTAGATTGAAACCTAAATTGGAATAATTAGGAACTTAGAACTAAGGCACAAAACTAAATTCATTGTACTTGGCAATTAATTTTGCTCTCATTAAGAAAGGTTCCTTCGGTGCAAATGGTATAGACGGTCACTTTTTGGATACAATGATAACTTGTTAGTGTGCACTTACCTACGAGGCTATGAAGTCATAGTTGGATGCCCGAGGAACAATTTGACAATAAAagatagagaaaggaaaaatgagagttATGTATATTTTCATCTTTGTGGCTAACAGCACAATAAGTCAATAATAAAGGAAAGGCTATAGTTATGGTTTTAGCTGACTTGATTCAAAACTTGCTTTCAATTGAAATTTCCCAAATTGAAATGATAATATTTTAGAGGATTTGAAAGTAAAACCTTTTAAGAGGAAATAGATTAAATATGGAAATTATTAGTGTGATTGAGGtcttgaaaggaaaaaattgatcattgcattgaagagattttttcctcttttatttttatcgcTATAGGAGAAGAAATCGTGGACCTAAGTGCAAATTGAGAAGTACACAATGGGCTTCGGCTTTTCTCAATTTGAAACTAATGGGCTTTcgtttttaataaagtttataaCATGCCCAACAATTATTTGCTAGGTACGTACTTCATTAGTTTATTCTATTGATTGTTACACACTTGACCTTTATTATTTAGAAGGTTTGCCAAAATTTGGGTAATGATTATAAAACTTTATAGGTTAGGGTGCAAAGTATAAATGCCCCATAGTTTAGGTTGAATTTtacaattaatataaaaataaaatattatcaagTACGACAGTACGAGTTTCATCATgcaacaaatattaaaaaaagaagaaaacattcTTTAAAGCGATATAGGAAATAcgtcaaagaaaataataataagctaTTAAATGTTCAATGAACAAGCAAGCAGGAATACCCAACGTAACGAATACTTCGCaagtcaaaacttttttttttcgcaATCAATGGCATGAATCCTTGCATCAATGCTCGAGCTACCAcaacttaattattattattattattatttttatttttatttttttacaatacaGCCCAACAAGCTAAGTAAAACTTGTAATGGTACACACAAAATATGACAATATTTTTTCGcacttatttattatttgtatttatttatttatttttacaaatgaaGGTGTTCAAACTTCTTTGAGTATCTGATTATTCTCTTGAATGTATATAGTCTTTCTGTCTTTCATGCACCAAGTTATTACAAGGAAGAATTCTATAGAGGTATCCATTTTTTCGcacttatttattatttgtgtttttttttttacaaataaaagtgTTCAAATCTCTTCAAGTATTTGACTATTCCCTCGAGTGTATACAGTATTTCCGTCTTACACGCACTAGGTTATTACAGGAGGAATCCCATTGAGTTAACCCCAAAATATTGAcaaaaagttttaaactcaagatCTCATGAATATAATGAGGTCTTAAGAACTATTAACCTAACCCATTGaggttcatttttctcatttattgagtttgtaaatttttactaattttcttAAGAACaactaatatcattttttttatctactatCCGGTACATCACAAATCAAATTTTGTGTGTTTATAGTGTCTCTCAAGTAAAAAACGAGGTATGGGGTTTGATggctatatatattttgtatggctcaaatataatataataagtaGTACAAATTGACAAGTGGAAGAATATAAAACAAGTAAAATATGGTATCTCACATGGGTGTTTGGTTGGGTTTCACttcatttcatttcaattcACAGGTTGGTACAAATTTGAAACcgaaaaattaaaatcaaagcGACAgatatctttaaattttgaaagCAAACCAATCCAGAAAAAACCGAGACTAAAACCTTTCGTTTTGATTTCAAAATGGCCGATTTGGTCGGATTGTTGTCGGGTTATTTGTCCCAAACTCCAACACCCACGTTAAGCTTTAAATCCTTGTCGTTTTgtgattataaaaatataaaaatatatgaaataaaaaacaaagaaacggTGTCGTGTCAACGGGTGTGTATTTTTAGCGTTACTTGCGTCTACGACTACGACTTATTAGTTACGTATGGGAAGAAAAAGATTCCAGTCGTACTCGTTATTTCCGCGGCTACCGACTTGATGAATCTGTGTGTTAACtgtatttttaaaagaaagataCTCTCTTTATCACTCCAGCTATTATTTCTAGTCTACTTCACTGCACGTTCTCATTTTGAGTCATTTCAATATTTTGGATTACATTATTGCTTTGTTATGGGGTCCTGATAAGCTCACAAGCCTATTATGTACTACCTAATTCTTTCCTTATTCCACATCATGTGAAATTGACCACAAAGGcttaaccaaaaaatatagtAGATATTTTTGctaagcaaaaaataaagtagaTATAGAAAAGgataaagtgtttttttttttttttaaagaataaaaaggataaaatttgGTTTAGTAGGTCACGTGCCGCAATGCGCATCActcattttcttattattatttgtaatttaagaTTACAATTAAATTGGTTTATATAAAACAGTTataattaaagataaaatttacaCTAACCTTTAGCCGATGTTTTAAAACCTGTTACAATCTGTTACATAGATTGTTCCAgcttaattattaaaatacaatattttgaTATTGATGTATTGTTTCGATTTTCGAGATTAATGTAAATATGACAATAactttatacaaaatttaaatttcatgtcatttcattaataaacataaattcATAAAAGGTTTATAacaattgaaatatatatatatatatatgaaggtTCATAAAATCTTATGAATAAAAGTACAATTTGAAATTGGTAGAATTTGGAGTGGTCAGTGAAATGGTCAAAGTTTGGTATACCTTGGAATTTTGACTAAGATATAACAAGTAGGTTGGTTTTATTGATTATGCACAAATATTCAGTCATTTCCATCGGTACGgaacaaattttaaaactttgtcAACCTCCCTTGAAGACTtaaggtattaaaaaaaatgatatcaacCTACAaagtttgtttctcaaaaaaaaaaaacctccaaagTTTCACAAAAATGATAGTAGTCTCTCTAATATTtgtaacatatataaaaaataaaatgaaatccaTATTTTTGTGGGCTATTAAGTCACCCCATTTATGTGTACTAATATTCCATTGGTTAAGCAATAATGTTCATATTTTGTGTATGCATATTAAAATTACttagtattcttaaaaaaaaaaaaaaaaaacttgccaTTGGCTTTAATTATGTGGTCCTTATTTTGTGCTCTAGTTATTTATTCATCCGATATACTACTagtcatttctcaaaaaaataagaagaagatatacTATTAGTCTACTACCGCAGAATTGGGTATCTTTTTTATAGGAATTTTTGTCCCATTATTTGGCTAAATTATTCCACCTTTTGTTTATGACGCATCTCCAAAACTCCATGATCGATAATGTggaaaattgaatttgaaaccTCCAAATTTACATTAGACCCTAGACTAAATAACTTATCACCTAGATACCCATGTGGGGGTTTGGATAGGGTATCTCAAGACAAAATAGACATTTCATATTAATTTGGTGAAGTGGATTTTCTTCCAATTAAGTCTTCCTAAGAATGTCAACGTTGCATCACCTTCTCCATATTAATTTGGTGAAGTGGATGTTCTTCCAATTGTGCCCTCCTAAGAAAGTCACATTGGTTGCATGTATTAGAGTTTCAGTCCTTATAACCCCAGACTACTACTACAAAGATTAGGTCATTTTGTAGCGGTACTCTtgttatgtaatatattataagtctatttaaaaaactttatataCTACTTTCGTGtttgtgtgttctaataagtatattactgattcttaaaaaaaaaaaaaaaatagaatgtcaATGTTGCATCACCTTCTCTATATTATTTAGAGCAGTGCTAATTGCACTAATTTGGCATTCATGCCATTTGTTGCAATATTAGATATATATGATCAATATTCTTAAATGGCCCGACATCACATTTAAAACAATATCTCGTAAAGtctaattttaatatttttagatataAGCTTATGAATTACGTTGAAATTACACTAAAAGGTTATATAcaagtatataataatatggtttcaaaaataaaaagtatataataatataaataactgTTGACTTTGAAAGCTATTTAAATACACCCCCAAAATATATGAAATCAAATCAATAGAAAAATTTCTCATGGGCCTAGCACACTCATGAGATACCAGCTCCAAATTAACATATCacaatcttctaaaaaaaagtacaaaatttgGTTTAATGGGTCACGTGGTTCAATGCGCATCActcattttcttattattgttTGTAATTTAAGACTACAATTAAAttggtttatataaaaaagttataattaaaaaaaaattatactaactTCTAGTTGGTGTTTTAAAATCTGTTACATGGATTGTTCCAGCCTGATTattgaaatataatattttgatattgatgtattgtttctttttcagAGATTAACATAAATATgacaataaatttatacaaaatttaaatttcatgtcatttcattaacaaacataaattcttataaggtttataacaattgaaaaaaaaaatgtaaaggttCATAAAATCTCATGAATAAAAGTACAATTGAAATTGGTAAAATTTGGATTGGTAAGTGAAATGATCGATACAGTTTGGTACAACTCAGAATTTTGACTAAGTCAGCATTTGAGTACGGCTGAAACACAGTGCGTCTGCATTTCagccattttaaaaaata comes from Castanea sativa cultivar Marrone di Chiusa Pesio chromosome 3, ASM4071231v1 and encodes:
- the LOC142627590 gene encoding pentatricopeptide repeat-containing protein At1g59720, chloroplastic/mitochondrial; protein product: MSIVLTTAQCPLPHFQSTFTINNDNNGYSAQHRSHSRLLQLLNECTDMSQLKQIHAHTLRTTTSTHSPHTLFLYSRILHFSSLSDFDYASRVFDQVHNPNSFMWNTLIRACARSSDRKEEAIQLYYRMLEQGIVMPDKHTFPFVLKACAYLFALFVGKQVHAHVLKLGYDSDVYINNSLIHLYGTCGCLDVAEKVFVKMPERSVVSWNVMIDAYVQLGEFYTALKLFREMQNMFEPDGYTMQSVISACAGLGALALGMWAHACVLRKGGVDMVDDVLVNNCLVDMYCKCGSWEIAQQVFERMPKHDVNSWNSMILGLAMHGKAEAALEYFVRMVRMESIVPDSITFVGVLSACNHRGMVSEGRNYFDMMIADYKIEPRLEHYGCLVDLLARAGLIDEALNLVSDMPMKPDVIIWRILLDACCKKNVGVELSEEMASQILESEGGDCSGVYVLLSKVYASASRWDDVGLVRKLMTDKGVTKEPGCTSIEIYGTSHEFFAGDTSHPKTKEIYQVLDVIEERLESVGHAPDFSQAPMVDELNNEKQHALRLHSERLAIAFGLLSLKPGMPIRIFKNLRVCDDCHKVTKLISRIYNVEIIVRDRARFHHFKDGICSCMDYW